The sequence below is a genomic window from Planktothrix serta PCC 8927.
TTATCTGAAGACCCTTTTATCCCATCCCTAAAAACCCATAAATTAAAGGTAAATCTGGATGGTTTGTGGTCTTGCTCTGTTGCCTATGATTGTAGAATTATTTTTGATATGGAAACAATAGACGAGTCAACAGGAGAGGGGATTTTAAACTTATATTATATTGGTAGTCATGATGAGGCTTATAGTTGATATGATTTTGATTTTTGAAAGTGCGATCGCTCTTATTTTCTTCATTCCCCGATTTCAAAACAACTTGCCCTCATTCTGGATATTTTCTGGAAGCATGAAGAACCCGAATGATTTGTACAGTTTCCTCTTTTACTCGGTAAATGACAAGATAAGGTGTATTAGCAATGACAAGTTCTCTAGTACCTTCTACACGACCATATCTTCCCATAAATGGATATTGTGCTAATTGATTCACAGTATCCTTAATCCTCACAATTGTTTGCCTTGCTGCGTCTGCATCGTCAGAAGAAATATATGTGTACACTATCTCCAGATTTCGCAGCGCCCTTCGCAGCCACTTAATTTTCATTGATTAACTTAGCAAAAACACCTTGAACTTCTTCATCGCTGGCAAAGTCATTTGCTTCTGCTTCACCAATACCTCTCTCGATCTCTGAACCTAGCCATTGATTAATGTCCAGATAGCTGTCAATCGCCTCATTAACTACGTCGCTGAAATCCCTTTCCATTAAGGTAGCGATCGCAGAAATTGCAGCTTTTTTCTCGCTATCCAATGTTAGCATCATGTTTTCTTTGTTCATCGTTTGTATGGTTATTATCAATAGTATGATGTCATTATAACATATCTTCCTTTTTTTTCCAAATAACAAAAGGTGCGATCGTCATTCCTTAAGTTAAAATATAAGTTGTCATATCCGATCATATAACTGATCAGATTCATCAAAAGACAAGTTATGCCTGTAAACTGGAGAGAACATATCGTTAGTACCCCCGATGTACTGCGAGGTAAACCAAGAATCAAAGGAACTAGAATTCCCGTTAGTCTGATTTTAGGATATTTAGCATCAAATAACACTGTCGAACAAATCATGGACGAGTTTCCAGATATTGTCAAAGAACAGATAGCTGCTTGTCTTGATTATGCTCGTGATTTATCAGATTTTGAAACAGTTGCCTAATGGGTTTAAGATTGTTCATCGATCAATGTGTTCCTAAGTCTATTATTTCAATCCTTCGTGATACCGAACATGAAGTTTTTGTATTGGGAGATTACATTCCAATTGAATCTCCAGATATTATTGTCATTGCCAAAGCTCAGGAATTAAATGCCATACTTGTTTCTCTCAATGGAGACTTCGCAGATATTGTGACTTATCCGCCAAGTTCATATCAAGGAATCATTTCTATTCAACTGAGAAATCACCCGGAAATTATTCCTCAGTTGATGGCAAGGCTAACAGAATACTTATCATTGCACGATAGTGAGGAGCATTATCGAGGTAAATTACTACTGGTAGAAGTTTACAGAATTCGCATTCGAGAGTAAAAATTGACAGCGATCGCCATTTTTTCCCAAATAACAAAAAGTGCGATCGCTCTTTTTTTACAAGATGCGATCGCGCTTATTTTCCGAAAGTGCGATCGCCTCATATCAAGCTTTTACCCGTTACAAACTCATAGCAATATGACAGGAATGTGCGATCGGAAATTCTCAAAATCTTTATCAGTAGTGAAAATGCTGTAGCCGCGACGATGAGCAACGGCACATAGCAGAAAATCAGTATTTGAACCCTGAACGCCTTTAGTGCGACAGGTATTGAAAAACTCTGCGGCTAACTCATAATCTTCAGTTGTTAGCTCTAAATCAGGAAAAGCTCGAAGATACTCTTGCAAACGAACAAACTGTTCCTTATAGCGCACCCCAGAAAGCACCTCCTGACGAATAGCCCCTAGTAAAACAACTCGTCCATCTACAATCAAATCGCGCAGAACATTAACGATCACGATCGCATCATTTGTTGTGTTCCGCCGCAATGCCAGCGACCAAACGGAACTATCAACAAGAACATTCATAAGGTTTGTCGCTGTTGCTTGTAGTTATAATCTTCATCGTAGTCAATAGCACCAAACAATTCCAATATTTTTAGTTGTTTACGACGTTGAATATACTCGCGTAAAGCTGCTTCAATTAATGTAGTAGGTGTTGAATGGTTACTCAAATCAAGAGCTTCTTGAAGAAGAGTTTTGTCAATTTCGAGCGTAGTTACCATGTATTTTCCTCCTGCAAGTAGGGTATGACACAATTGCCACCAGACAATACTGTAATTCTAGTGTAGCACTGAAACTCCTTTAAGGGGCGATCGCCCTTATTTTCCCAAATAACAAAAGGTGCGATCGCTCTTTATTTGGAAGATGCGATCGCGTTTTTTCCAAAAGTGCGATCGCGTTCTGAATTTAATTTCTGGAAGAAAGAAAAACCTAGTTTCGCTGATACTTTCGCTTTTCTCTAAATAATGTTAATATTGAAGTATGGATAGTGTGTACAGACTACAAGGTATTGACTTTGAATAGGACACAAACAAAGCCGAGAGCAACCTAGAAAAACATGGCGTTAGCTTTGAAGAAGCCGCAGAAGTTTTCTTCGATCCATTCTATCAGGAGGGAGACGCTACTGGCAGTGAAGAACCCCGCGATTTTATACTGGGTTATTCCCTTTCTCAACGCCTATTACTCGTAGTTTATGTAAAACGTAGTCTGCGAATCCGCATCATTTCTTCCCGTCCTGCTACCCGCACTGAAAGGAAATTATATGAACAATCCTGAAGCAGAAATAAAATTGCAATTGCGGCCTCGGATCACGGAAACAGTCTCGATTGAAGTCCCAATAGATACTTTAGAATCACTGACAAAAATAGCGACAATTCGAGATATGTCTGTAGAAGCGTTGCTGAAGTTTTATATAGGACAAGGCTTACGGACAGACTTAACTAAAGCCTTTTCAGAACGCCTGTTGGATACAACGGCTCAAGTTCTAGCCAGACATCTTGATTCAGAAGAAGAAATATCCACGATTATTCGAGAAATTCAAGCTGAAACTGCA
It includes:
- a CDS encoding type II toxin-antitoxin system RelE/ParE family toxin, producing the protein MKIVYENSFKRSFKRLVKKNPQLQEKVISVITLLSEDPFIPSLKTHKLKVNLDGLWSCSVAYDCRIIFDMETIDESTGEGILNLYYIGSHDEAYS
- a CDS encoding type II toxin-antitoxin system RelE/ParE family toxin → MKIKWLRRALRNLEIVYTYISSDDADAARQTIVRIKDTVNQLAQYPFMGRYGRVEGTRELVIANTPYLVIYRVKEETVQIIRVLHASRKYPE
- a CDS encoding CopG family ribbon-helix-helix protein; translated protein: MNKENMMLTLDSEKKAAISAIATLMERDFSDVVNEAIDSYLDINQWLGSEIERGIGEAEANDFASDEEVQGVFAKLINEN
- a CDS encoding DUF433 domain-containing protein gives rise to the protein MPVNWREHIVSTPDVLRGKPRIKGTRIPVSLILGYLASNNTVEQIMDEFPDIVKEQIAACLDYARDLSDFETVA
- a CDS encoding DUF5615 family PIN-like protein; its protein translation is MGLRLFIDQCVPKSIISILRDTEHEVFVLGDYIPIESPDIIVIAKAQELNAILVSLNGDFADIVTYPPSSYQGIISIQLRNHPEIIPQLMARLTEYLSLHDSEEHYRGKLLLVEVYRIRIRE
- the vapC gene encoding type II toxin-antitoxin system VapC family toxin, with product MNVLVDSSVWSLALRRNTTNDAIVIVNVLRDLIVDGRVVLLGAIRQEVLSGVRYKEQFVRLQEYLRAFPDLELTTEDYELAAEFFNTCRTKGVQGSNTDFLLCAVAHRRGYSIFTTDKDFENFRSHIPVILL
- a CDS encoding type II toxin-antitoxin system VapB family antitoxin; the protein is MVTTLEIDKTLLQEALDLSNHSTPTTLIEAALREYIQRRKQLKILELFGAIDYDEDYNYKQQRQTL